A genome region from Eremothecium gossypii ATCC 10895 chromosome VII, complete sequence includes the following:
- the NUT1 gene encoding Nut1p (Syntenic homolog of Saccharomyces cerevisiae YGL151W (NUT1)), producing the protein MVRAQETVYDLITKCSVRRVPPKQFVNFYNEFFNERYDSVLENGNPAGESRPTAPVYEEVAQDLVRILNDSRVNLVADYVLEIVLINLNVDLLRLFLPKLHHVRNVMLLVHLFSRATAFISGLDNKLLAEQISDTVYTDVTPAVLSFNMQAIDDQLVIVLAKFLHAVLRLPEGQQKMGSVPTKQKAATLLQRLSTIDRLLYKRFIADLDGKLRLSGAPADMSFPLPPSNMPSPSVTSPKYETSSVGVMKRSTSMSNEAKYQDIKLARYYKNLWLNNKIHYCTVSDPLFLEKYDSILELATGGGLSADRPVKAKIADLVETAFTCFAQFVSNKLYHQSNSNFSLLERKWTVFVTKQLPLIIKSSIPDKTDIVLRTLENIDDKVIKAIKSYNTEKEEVKNRTEDLFDDYPVNSLDIRHEFLKNLIMMGLQPPTVLNEYLREDQMVDLKSLVTSEHLIIDNSQGVRETILNVRNFITKSIESLEFENLFDDGNQLLVTNDHGIIQIAHNLETISPTKQLEIANILYDLLSAAIESLDHKTISKVLTILTLNVGHLLTNIFCLTGYEKFARAVIRFIDVIWESNKSKSNDMVSDDSEFENINSAMAYTLSLCFIIHVVDIYGVNVEALVENPSKSTVLRFLSKLGEIPEVFVAPEGDLESSKTLLQQWLRELFVKNLISDNLMKSADVKVMGFMIPFIFKQTLLNVEYGIISDISSFVNGFEYFLQPFLSVGLINIVFWLEKYLLALKTTESFPKINGALFDILGAIIAPKSIGSDAKAIHSVVLKLKCVGLLKELKSFQVPSESNYGIYSSQTRQDPRLEALISKLELIAQSSALYDVDPRIISAVNNNYSQKHISYNKVVLTSDIPINKIMTNQINSFWNLHSSTYYNFDYLLELIDLVTPFKFVQDVFQTLKYKVTAYGVPGSATKPSSAALDQVLGYVFYFMVLRDIKCPEEKSLLLEYLDSGRFPSSISATVLTSDPTTISGMPPVSMPYDVKSEQDAMEGVDEDFDMLFGESFSGLPDDVQKSADMKPDTGIKEDDSEKSSYVSAARLTESFGVIFSKMKKDKLEAYQAGQISEERYQCFMGLYDKYVQTLRHSVI; encoded by the coding sequence ATGGTTAGGGCTCAGGAGACTGTTTATGACTTGATCACCAAATGCTCGGTAAGAAGGGTTCCTCCGAAACAATTTGTGAATTTTTATAATGAATTCTTCAACGAGCGCTATGATTCAGTGCTGGAGAACGGCAACCCTGCGGGCGAAAGCAGGCCTACGGCGCCGGTATACGAGGAGGTCGCGCAAGATCTGGTGCGCATACTAAACGACAGCCGCGTGAACCTGGTGGCGGACTATGTGCTGGAGATCGTGCTGATTAATCTCAACGtggacctgctgcggctgtTCCTGCCGAAGCTTCACCATGTACGTAACGTGATGCTGCTGGTACACCTCTTCTCACGGGCGACCGCGTTCATTTCAGGCCTGGATAACAagctgctggcggagcAGATCAGCGACACGGTGTACACGGACGTGACTCCGGCGGTCCTGAGCTTCAACATGCAGGCGATTGATGACCAGTTGGTAATTGTGCTTGCGAAGTTCCTGCACGCCGTGCTGCGACTACCGGAGGGCCAGCAGAAGATGGGATCGGTCCCGACCAAACAAAAGGCGGCCACGCTTCTACAGAGGCTATCCACTATAGACAGGCTTCTGTACAAACGGTTCATTGCAGATCTGGACGGCAAGCTGCGCTTATCCGGTGCGCCCGCGGACATGAGCTTCCCTCTGCCACCAAGTAACATGCCGTCGCCGTCGGTGACCTCGCCGAAATACGAGACATCTTCAGTTGGGGTTATGAAGCGGTCCACGTCGATGTCTAACGAGGCGAAGTACCAGGATATAAAGCTTGCGAGGTACTATAAAAACCTGTGGCTAAACAACAAAATACACTATTGCACTGTGTCGGACCCTCTCTTTCTTGAAAAGTACGATTCAATCTTAGAACTGGCCACGGGCGGTGGTCTGTCCGCTGATCGGCCCGTGAAGGCCAAGATTGCAGACCTCGTTGAAACAGCTTTCACCTGTTTTGCGCAATTTGTGAGTAACAAGTTGTATCATCAATCGAACTCGAATTTCTCGCTGTTGGAGCGCAAGTGGACGGTGTTTGTAACAAAACAGCTGCCCCTAATCATTAAGAGCTCTATACCCGACAAGACAGATATCGTTCTGCGCACCTTGGAGAATATCGACGACAAAGTCATAAAGGCTATCAAGTCCTATAATACCGAGAAGGAGGAAGTAAAAAACCGCACAGAGGACCTGTTCGATGACTACCCCGTGAATAGTCTAGATATCAGGCATGAATTTCTGAAGAATTTAATCATGATGGGGTTGCAACCGCCGACTGTACTTAACGAATACCTGCGAGAAGATCAAATGGTAGACCTCAAGTCGTTGGTAACGTCCGAGCACCTAATTATTGACAATAGCCAGGGGGTCCGAGAGACAATTCTGAATGTTCGGAATTTTATCACAAAGTCGATAGAGTCACTAGAGTTTGAAAACCTTTTTGATGATGGCAATCAGCTACTTGTTACTAATGACCATGGTATTATCCAGATTGCCCATAATTTGGAGACTATTTCACCCACAAAGCAGCTGGAAATCGCAAACATACTGTATGATCTTCTATCTGCTGCCATCGAGTCATTGGACCACAAAACAATTTCCAAGGTCCTGACCATCTTGACATTGAATGTAGGTCATTTACTGACAAATATTTTCTGTCTCACCGGCTACGAGAAGTTTGCAAGGGCAGTCATCAGGTTTATTGATGTGATATGGGAATCAAACAAGTCCAAGTCCAATGATATGGTATCAGATGACAGCGAGTTTGAAAATATTAACTCTGCCATGGCCTATACTTTGTCTTTATGCTTTATTATCCATGTAGTTGACATTTATGGTGTGAATGTGGAAGCTCTGGTAGAAAACCCATCCAAATCTACCGTATTGAGATTCTTATCAAAGTTAGGTGAAATTCCAGAAGTATTCGTTGCCCCAGAAGGCGACTTAGAGTCCTCTAAAACCTTACTACAGCAATGGCTACGGGAACTGTTTGTGAAAAACCTGATCTCCGATAATCTGATGAAGTCTGCAGATGTAAAAGTGATGGGTTTTATGATCCCTTTCATTTTCAAACAAACCCTGCTTAACGTCGAGTACGGAATAATCTCTGATATTTCAAGCTTTGTCAACGGCTTTGAGTACTTCTTGCAACCGTTCCTCTCCGTTGGGCTTATTAATATTGTTTTCTGGTTGGAGAAATATTTACTTGCCCTAAAGACAACGGAATCATTCCCGAAGATAAACGGTGCGTTATTCGATATTCTTGGTGCAATCATTGCCCCCAAGAGCATAGGCTCAGATGCCAAAGCTATCCATTCTGTGGTCTTGAAGTTAAAGTGTGTTGGGTTGCTCAAGGAATTAAAATCATTCCAAGTGCCTTCAGAATCCAATTATGGCATATACTCATCGCAGACCCGGCAAGATCCAAGATTGGAAGCGTTGATCTCCAAGCTAGAATTAATCGCCCAATCTTCGGCCTTGTATGATGTTGACCCTCGAATTATCAGTGCCGTCAACAATAATTACTCCCAAAAGCACATTAGTTATAACAAAGTGGTACTGACGTCTGACATTCCGATTAACAAAATTATGACAAACCAAATTAATTCTTTCTGGAATCTTCACAGCAGCACTTACTATAACTTTGATTATTTGCTTGAGTTGATTGATCTTGTCACACCTTTTAAGTTTGTACAAGACGTATTTCAAACTTTAAAGTATAAGGTGACAGCATATGGCGTGCCGGGTTCCGCAACCAAGCCTTCTTCGGCTGCTTTAGACCAAGTATTGGGTTATGTTTTTTACTTCATGGTTTTGCGAGATATTAAATGCCCTGAAGAGAAGAGTTTACTGTTGGAATACTTGGATTCAGGAAGATTCCCTTCAAGTATATCAGCCACAGTGTTAACTAGTGACCCAACTACTATATCCGGCATGCCGCCTGTATCCATGCCTTATGACGTGAAGAGCGAGCAGGACGCGATGGAAGGTGTTGACGAAGACTTTGATATGTTATTTGGCGAATCATTCAGCGGACTACCAGATGATGTACAAAAGTCTGCTGATATGAAACCCGACACCGGCATAAAGGAGGACGATTCCGAGAAGTCCAGTTATGTTTCCGCGGCCAGGTTAACAGAAAGTTTTGGGGTTATATTCTCGAAGATGAAAAAGGATAAGCTCGAGGCGTACCAAGCCGGGCAAATAAGTGAAGAACGATACCAATGCTTTATGGGTTTATATGATAAATACGTTCAAACTTTGCGCCACTCGGTTATATAA
- the PEX14 gene encoding Pex14p (Syntenic homolog of Saccharomyces cerevisiae YGL153W (PEX14)) encodes MPGTIAEDRKELFASAVSFLGEPSVQTAPLTKKVEFLQTKGLTEDEIQLALEQAGKADTQGRHEVVQSAGVGAGAVMQDVVYETVPPPLPRRDWKDYFVMATATAGLCYGLYEVTRRYVVPQLLPESRSRLEQDKRQIEDHFEKVDRLLEKLEQEQDEFRDQQVEKLKELDATIIKLQGALEETTKTRNNINFEFRDLKLQVTEMAKKLDEFRQARDHNSQLTALQSDMESLKRLIKNSTLLSSPAPGAGSAPPAVPLAASIPSASEILAKMKSNTRSEDGEAMPSWKIGRKDLSAASIPDWQKTALSSREQSPEDSLANGLSHKLSLDNLSGPE; translated from the coding sequence ATGCCTGGGACGATCGCAGAGGATAGGAAGGAGCTATTCGCGTCGGCAGTGAGCTTTCTGGGCGAGCCGAGCGTGCAGACTGCGCCGCTGACGAAGAAGGTGGAGTTTCTCCAGACCAAGGGCTTGACCGAGGACGAAATCCAGCTAGCTCTGGAACAGGCGGGCAAGGCAGACACACAGGGGAGGCATGAGGTGGTGCAGAGCGCGGGTGTCGGCGCGGGTGCGGTCATGCAGGACGTAGTGTACGAGAcggtgccgccgccgcttcCCCGCAGGGACTGGAAGGACTATTTCGTGATGGCCACGGCGACGGCGGGCCTGTGCTACGGGCTGTACGAGGTAACACGGCGGTACGTGGttccgcagctgctgccggagTCGCGCAGCCGGCTGGAGCAGGACAAGCGGCAGATCGAGGACCACTTCGAGAAGGTCGACCGCCTGCTGGAAaagctggagcaggagcaggaCGAGTTCCGCGACCAGCAGGTGGAGAAGCTCAAGGAGCTGGACGCGACAATCATCAAGCTCCAGGGCGCGCTGGAGGAGACCACCAAGACGCGCAACAATATCAACTTCGAGTTCCGCGACCTCAAGCTGCAGGTCACGGAGATGGCCAAGAAGCTCGACGAGTTCCGGCAGGCGCGCGACCACAACAGCCAGCTGACCGCGCTGCAGTCCGACATGGAGTCGCTCAAGCGCCTGATCAAGAACAGCACGCTGTTGAGTTCGCCGGCCCCGGGCGCGGGctccgcgccgcctgcggTCCCGCTAGCCGCCTCCATTCCGTCTGCCTCCGAAATCCTCGCCAAGATGAAGTCCAATACTCGCTCAGAGGATGGCGAGGCCATGCCGAGCTGGAAAATCGGCCGCAAGGACCTCAGCGCCGCCAGCATCCCAGACTGGCAGAAGACAGCGCTGTCCTCGCGCGAGCAGTCCCCCGAAGATTCCCTGGCGAACGGCCTGTCCCACAAGCTTTCGCTGGACAACCTCTCCGGTCCTGAGTAA
- the LYS5 gene encoding holo-[acyl-carrier-protein] synthase (Syntenic homolog of Saccharomyces cerevisiae YGL154C (LYS5)), with protein sequence MAQGSPATVAACAFCGARRTRSGMVLSTSAADGYLDDEAQFETALRLLPAADQAAVRRRRAGRAVVLASRLLRTLGCAVHTGCAPALLAFDYSRAGKPYLRSRPAPAFSVSRSDCIAVIYVREGGAVGADLASVAECLSWAPDEILQLHDVFSAAELGRLRAAAPGRARAELFAYYWSLKEAYGKFRGTGLAGDLRLADMGELDPLRRGELRTLRRTLQGKHVCLSSRWHDAGHVLSLCEAREPSPTEEICLHKVPMEEVVRLCRPSLGMEKCHVR encoded by the coding sequence ATGGCACAGGGAAGCCCGGCAACTGTAGCTGCCTGCGCGTTCTGCGGCGCGCGACGGACACGCTCGGGCATGGTTCTGAGCACTAGCGCTGCGGATGGTTATCTAGATGACGAGGCGCAGTTTGAAACCGCGCTGCGTCTCCTGCCGGCCGCGGACCAGGCCGCCGTgcgcaggcggcgggcCGGCCGCGCAGTCGTGCTAGCGAGTAGGCTGCTACGCACGCTCGGCTGCGCCGTGCACACCGGATGCGCGCCGGCCCTGCTGGCGTTCGACTACTCGCGCGCGGGTAAGCCCTACCTGCGCTCGCGGCCTGCACCGGCCTTCAGCGTGTCCCGCAGCGACTGCATAGCTGTCATCTACGTGCGCGAGGGCGGCGCGGTGGGCGCGGACCTCGCGTCTGTCGCGGAGTGCCTGAGCTGGGCGCCGGACGAGAtcctgcagctgcacgaTGTATTTAGCGCGGCAGAGCTTGGGCGactgcgcgcggcggcgcctggccgcgcgcgcgcagaGCTCTTCGCGTACTACTGGTCGCTCAAGGAGGCCTATGGCAAGTTCCGGGGGACTGGGCTCGCTGGCGACCTGCGGTTAGCTGACATGGGCGAGCTCGACCCGCTGCGGCGGGGCGAGCTGCGCACGCTGCGCAGGACGCTGCAGGGCAAGCACGTGTGCTTGAGCTCCCGGTGGCATGATGCAGGGCATGTGCTCTCGCTCTGCGAGGCGCGGGAGCCATCGCCCACAGAGGAGATATGCTTGCACAAGGTGCCTATGGAGGAGGTTGTGCGACTCTGCCGGCCATCGCTTGGCATGGAAAAATGCCATGTACGCTGA
- the HEM25 gene encoding Hem25p (Syntenic homolog of Saccharomyces cerevisiae YDL119C) gives MSEKAGGVPAHLVSGFFGGLASVCALQPLDLLKTRLQQAQASSLRSVLREVRTTRELWRGTLPSALRTSIGSALYLSLLNYSRSALARGSEARTRSSLLPRLQSYQNLLTGALSRAAVGLVTMPITVIKVRYESTLYAYNGLAEATRHIWRSEGARGFFKGAAATTLRDAPYAGLYVLLYEQAKEMLPRALPATLLGADESGKLTAPASAMVNGVSAFLSASLATTLTAPFDTIKTRMQLQSHPVGFVQTLRHIVCEERARTLFDGLSLRLCRKAMSACIAWGIYEELLKLLH, from the coding sequence ATGTCTGAGAAAGCGGGTGGCGTGCCGGCACATCTTGTGAGCGGGTTCTTTGGTGGGCTGGCGTCTGTGTGTGCGCTGCAGCCGCTGGACCTGCTCAAGACCAGGCTCCAGCAGGCCCAGGCGAGCTCGCTGCGCAGCGTCCTGCGCGAGGTGCGGACGACACGCGAGCTCTGGCGGGGCACGCTGCCGTCCGCGCTGCGCACATCGATTGGTAGCGCGCTATACCTGTCGCTGCTGAACTACAGCCGCAGCGCCCTGGCCCGCGGGTCGGAGGCGCGCACTCGTAGCAGCCTGCTGCCGCGGCTGCAGTCGTATCAGAACCTATTGACGGGTGCGCTGTCACGGGCAGCCGTGGGGCTCGTGACGATGCCGATCACCGTCATCAAGGTGCGGTACGAGTCGACACTGTATGCATACAATGGGCTGGCGGAGGCCACGCGCCACATATGGCGCTCCGAGGGCGCGCGCGGGTTCTTCAAGGGCGCTGCCGCTACGACACTACGCGACGCGCCATACGCGGGCCTGTACGTTCTGCTTTACGAGCAGGCCAAGGAGATGCTCCCGCGAGCACTGCCCGCGACACTACTGGGAGCGGATGAAAGCGGCAAATTGACTGCCCCAGCGTCCGCGATGGTCAACGGCGTGAGCGCATTCCTTTCTGCGAGCCTGGCGACCACGCTGACGGCTCCGTTCGACACCATCAAGACGCGCATGCAGCTGCAGAGCCACCCCGTGGGGTTTGTGCAGACGCTGCGACACATAGTGTGCGAGGAGCGTGCACGCACGCTCTTCGACGGCCTAAGTCTGCGCCTGTGTCGCAAGGCCATGAGCGCGTGTATCGCGTGGGGTATTTACGAGGAGCTGCTCAAGCTGCTCCATTGA
- the CDC43 gene encoding protein geranylgeranyltransferase type I subunit CDC43 (Syntenic homolog of Saccharomyces cerevisiae YGL155W (CDC43)), translating into MELLVKKHVKFMERHIGLLPSSQEKNDANRLSIVYYSLAGICSLDADALSGHREKAAGSIVQLYRQFKLSDGTVAGGFLGSRTMEVSGHLTMSSANTLFATLSLLCLGKHELLRDDERRAAICELVSHCQLPDGSFVSTLDMCGGGEPSVVDSHDLRFCYIAVALLHLYGCRTPDEYARYVDVGRLVDYVLSQRCVGGAFGTFGEAHAGYTSCALSLLSILGKLDSLDEEFRDRTISWLVQRQVSAIGAVPLPNGNEHFYAEDHGGFQGRENKAADTCYAFWCMNSLEILGASALVDTSLIDSYLLQQTQNSLVGGFAKTDEDDPDIYHTFLGIAALGLIAGSFDGVLCVPKTVSVR; encoded by the coding sequence ATGGAACTTCTAGTTAAGAAACATGTCAAGTTCATGGAGCGCCACATAGGTCTCCTACCGTCTTCACAGGAGAAGAACGATGCCAATAGGCTTTCAATTGTCTACTATTCGCTCGCAGGCATATGCAGTCTGGACGCAGACGCCCTCTCCGGCCACCGAGAAAAGGCCGCTGGGTCCATCGTACAACTGTACAGGCAGTTCAAGTTATCAGATGGCACTGTGGCCGGTGGTTTCCTAGGTAGCAGGACTATGGAGGTTTCCGGTCATCTCACAATGAGCTCGGCCAACACCCTATTTGCAACGCTGAGTCTACTGTGCTTGGGCAAACACGAGTTGCTTCGAGACGACGAACGTCGTGCCGCGATCTGCGAGTTGGTCTCGCACTGCCAGCTCCCCGATGGATCTTTTGTTTCAACGCTTGATATGTGCGGCGGTGGGGAGCCGTCGGTCGTGGACTCGCACGATCTGAGGTTCTGCTACATTGCAGTCGCGCTCCTGCACCTGTACGGGTGCCGCACACCGGACGAATACGCACGCTACGTCGATGTTGGGCGGCTGGTGGATTACGTGCTTTCACAGCGGTGCGTCGGCGGCGCGTTCGGGACATTCGGCGAAGCTCACGCGGGCTATACCTCCTGCGCGCTGTCTCTCCTGTCTATTCTGGGAAAGCTGGACTCTCTAGATGAGGAATTCAGGGACCGCACTATATCCTGGCTGGTGCAGAGGCAAGTCTCGGCCATTGGCGCGGTGCCACTGCCCAACGGAAATGAGCATTTCTATGCCGAGGATCATGGGGGCTTCCAAGGCCGTGAGAACAAGGCTGCAGATACGTGCTATGCATTCTGGTGTATGAATTCGCTCGAGATCTTGGGAGCCTCCGCGTTGGTGGACACCAGCCTCATAGACAGTTACCTCCTGCAGCAGACTCAGAACTCACTGGTCGGCGGCTTCGCCAAGACCGATGAGGACGACCCAGACATTTACCACACATTCCTGGGCATTGCGGCGCTGGGCCTAATTGCCGGTAGCTTCGACGGGGTCCTCTGTGTGCCAAAAACCGTGTCTGTGCGGTAG
- the AMS1 gene encoding alpha-mannosidase (Syntenic homolog of Saccharomyces cerevisiae YGL156W (AMS1)), whose translation MSSDIVNWDPQFKPVKGIYEDRLRQFIDNGGDYRDLNLPKFYDRQRKRIDSTRVKVQYYQVPYDRHKPPVAPEKRPPWEEVVRRDRAGEIEWKDVYLGQPFGPSWSTTWFKVELDIPESWSSSGEQLVFEWDCENEGIVIDGDTLLPKTAFSGNGERTEYLLPLGRSSVSFYIECGNNGMFGVGRNNNSINPPDDDRYFHLQKADLVWPNWQARALYIDFWMLGDAARELPDNSWQKHRARELGNLVMNMFDPEDVSTVDKCRKFLQKEFFDKYTDDPKVYQQGDPQVRANVYAMGNCHIDTAWLWPFAETKRKIVRSWTSQCTLMDEFPEYQFVASQGQQFKWLLEQHPRFFKEVLVPRVQQAQFFPIGGSWVENDTNIPNGESLCRQFFYGQRFFMKHFGLKSDIFWLPDTFGYSSQVPQICRISGITKFLTQKLSWNNINSFPHSTFNWSGIDGSMVLTHMPPGNTYTASSHFGDVLRSANQNKSNEHYGTGLMLYGYGDGGGGPTREMLNKMRRIRSMSNRNGNVVPKLEVGKSVNEFYDDIMQKTDNGNALATWTGELYFEFHRGTYTTQADVKRLMRLSEVKIHDLEWIATKVSLLAPNKYTYPVNDINALWEDILLCQFHDVLPGTCIEMVYKYEAIPMLNKVVQLADRFIERALEALNTGGESLVPIGTLQWDNMAAENADAQESVFYPASVSKDSETIILNNKKLQVTFEKNTGVIKSIKDLFHDLEFIDTKHGRNKIGANQFVLFDDQPLFWQAWDTELYSVNKYQYLQNVESVTVVQDCKDVCSVETRVSIAPGSTIISTVSLSSLTSETLDDAKVDIVTKVINWNQRNKFLKVEFPVSIFNDFASYETQYGITRRPTHYNTSWDVAKFEVCQHKFTDYSDYTKGVSVLNDSKYGFSTHGNLMRLSLLRSSKAPDENADMGTHKMRYAIYPHKGGLTTDTVRLGLEFNYSYKYGVHEGLAKDFRDIISITGDKNVILANLKRGEDDEALKSDYSMAPKPESSIVVRVYESLGGESVASLLTSLKVKKVLKVNSLELDTVESLAFKTPDESTHRKFEIPIKLRQFEIATYKIMF comes from the coding sequence ATGAGCAGCGATATCGTCAACTGGGACCCGCAGTTCAAGCCCGTCAAGGGCATCTACGAAGACCGGCTTCGCCAATTTATCGACAACGGAGGGGACTACCGGGACCTCAATTTGCCCAAGTTCTATGACCGGCAGCGCAAGCGGATCGACAGCACGCGTGTGAAGGTGCAGTACTACCAGGTGCCGTACGACCGCCACAAGCCTCCTGTTGCGCCGGAGAAGCGGCCGCCGTGGGAGGAGGTGGTGCGGCGCGATCGTGCTGGAGAAATCGAATGGAAGGATGTGTACCTCGGACAGCCGTTCGGGCCGAGCTGGTCCACTACGTGGTTCAAGGTTGAGTTGGACATCCCGGAATCGTGGAGCAGCTCTGGGGAACAGCTAGTATTCGAGTGGGACTGCGAGAACGAGGGTATTGTGATCGACGGCGACACGCTCTTGCCGAAGACCGCGTTCTCGGGCAACGGTGAGAGGACAGAGTACTTGCTCCCACTAGGGCGCAGCTCCGTGAGCTTCTACATCGAGTGCGGCAATAACGGGATGTTCGGTGTGGGCCGGAACAACAACTCGATAAACCCGCCCGACGATGACCGCTACTTCCATTTGCAGAAGGCGGACTTGGTGTGGCCCAATTGGCAGGCGCGGGCGTTGTACATCGACTTCTGGATGCTCGGTGATGCGGCAAGGGAGCTCCCTGACAACTCGTGGCAAAAGCACCGTGCGCGTGAGTTGGGCAACTTGGTGATGAACATGTTTGACCCTGAAGACGTGTCGACTGTGGACAAATGCCGCAAGTTTCTCCAGAAGGAGTTCTTTGACAAGTACACGGACGACCCGAAGGTGTACCAGCAAGGCGACCCGCAGGTTCGGGCGAACGTCTACGCGATGGGTAACTGCCACATTGACACCGCGTGGTTGTGGCCATTTGCGGAAACAAAGCGGAAGATCGTGCGTTCGTGGACTTCCCAGTGTACGTTGATGGATGAGTTCCCGGAGTACCAGTTTGTGGCGTCCCAGGGCCAGCAGTTCAAGTGGTTGTTGGAACAACACCCACGATTTTTCAAGGAGGTGTTGGTGCCACGGGTGCAACAGGCGCAGTTCTTCCCTATTGGCGGATCCTGGGTCGAGAACGACACGAACATTCCAAATGGTGAGTCGTTGTGTAGACAGTTCTTCTACGGACAGCGCTTCTTTATGAAGCACTTTGGACTCAAGAGCGATATCTTCTGGTTGCCGGACACCTTTGGATATTCCTCGCAGGTCCCACAGATCTGCCGCATTTCTGGTATCACCAAGTTCTTGACGCAGAAGTTATCGTGGAACAACATCAACAGTTTCCCTCATTCAACCTTCAACTGGTCGGGTATTGATGGATCCATGGTGTTGACCCACATGCCTCCCGGAAATACGTATACGGCCTCGTCACACTTTGGTGATGTTTTACGCAGTGCGAACCAAAACAAGTCAAATGAACACTATGGCACAGGTTTAATGTTGTACGGGTACGGTGACGGCGGTGGAGGTCCAACAAGGGAGATGTTGAACAAAATGAGGCGTATCAGGTCAATGTCTAACCGGAATGGCAATGTTGTCCCCAAGCTTGAGGTCGGGAAGTCCGTAAACGAGTTTTACGATGATATTATGCAGAAGACAGACAATGGGAACGCATTGGCCACTTGGACTGGCGAATTGTACTTTGAATTCCATAGAGGCACGTATACGACACAGGCAGACGTTAAACGGTTGATGAGACTATCTGAGGTTAAGATCCATGATTTGGAGTGGATTGCCACAAAGGTTTCGCTACTAGCGCCTAACAAGTACACGTACCCTGTTAATGATATTAACGCTCTATGGGAAGATATCTTGTTATGCCAGTTCCACGATGTCCTTCCCGGGACATGTATAGAAATGGTATACAAATATGAAGCAATACCAATGCTTAACAAGGTCGTGCAGCTAGCAGATCGGTTCATAGAGAGAGCTTTGGAGGCCTTGAACACAGGAGGGGAAAGTTTGGTCCCAATAGGCACCTTGCAATGGGATAACATGGCTGCAGAAAACGCTGACGCGCAGGAGTCGGTATTTTACCCTGCTAGCGTGTCAAAGGACAGTGAGACTATCATCTTGAATAACAAGAAGTTGCAGGTCACCTTTGAAAAGAACACGGGTGTGATCAAGAGTATTAAGGATCTCTTCCATGATTTAGAATTCATCGATACCAAGCATGGACGAAACAAAATTGGTGCAAATCAGTTCGTTCTCTTTGACGACCAACCTTTGTTCTGGCAGGCCTGGGATACGGAGCTTTACTCTGTCAACAAGTACCAGTATTTGCAGAATGTAGAGTCGGTCACGGTGGTGCAAGACTGTAAAGACGTGTGCAGCGTGGAGACGCGCGTCAGCATTGCTCCGGGCAGCACTATTATTTCCACTGTTTCCCTTTCGTCCCTAACTTCGGAAACGCTCGACGACGCCAAGGTCGACATTGTTACCAAGGTGATCAACTGGAATCAGCGCAACAAGTTCTTGAAGGTCGAGTTCCCTGTCAGTATCTTCAACGACTTTGCATCGTACGAAACTCAGTACGGCATCACTAGAAGGCCCACGCACTACAACACCTCCTGGGATGTTGCCAAGTTTGAGGTATGTCAGCACAAGTTCACCGACTATAGTGACTACACCAAGGGTGTCTCTGTCTTGAACGACTCCAAGTACGGCTTCTCGACCCACGGTAACTTGATGCGGTTGTCCTTGCTCCGTTCCTCCAAGGCGCCTGACGAGAATGCCGACATGGGGACACACAAGATGAGATATGCGATTTATCCTCATAAGGGCGGTCTCACCACCGATACCGTAAGGCTAGGGTTGGAGTTCAACTATTCGTACAAGTATGGCGTTCACGAGGGCCTCGCCAAGGACTTCCGCGACATTATCTCCATCACTGGTGACAAAAATGTCATCTTGGCCAACTTAAAGCGCGGTGAGGACGATGAGGCATTGAAGTCCGACTACTCCATGGCTCCCAAACCCGAGTCGAGTATTGTAGTGCGCGTATATGAATCGCTAGGTGGAGAATCCGTCGCCTCCTTGCTCACCTCCTTGAAGGTCAAGAAGGTTTTGAAGGTCAACAGTCTCGAGTTAGACACGGTTGAGTCCTTGGCGTTCAAGACACCGGACGAAAGCACTCACCGGAAGTTCGAGATTCCAATCAAGTTGCGGCAGTTTGAAATTGCCACGTACAAAATCATGTTCTGA
- the PBI2 gene encoding Pbi2p (Syntenic homolog of Saccharomyces cerevisiae YNL015W (PBI2)), with protein sequence MSESSYIITLKKGADLAKVRESIEQIGGSILHEHSLINGLSVKLPEVTALEQIKSQHDDLIQHIEKDQEMHILDN encoded by the coding sequence ATGTCTGAATCATCTTATATCATCACGTTGAAGAAGGGGGCCGACCTCGCCAAGGTCAGAGAGTCCATCGAGCAGATCGGCGGGAGTATCCTGCACGAGCACTCGCTCATCAACGGCCTCAGTGTGAAGTTGCCCGAGGTCACGGCCTTGGAGCAGATTAAGTCGCAGCACGACGACTTGATCCAGCACATCGAGAAGGACCAGGAGATGCACATTTTGGACAACTAG